The following are encoded together in the Acidobacteriota bacterium genome:
- a CDS encoding peptidylprolyl isomerase translates to MIQGGSPGADEMDGATSQFLRDEVGMPSHLRGTLGISTRGHDTGDGQIFVNLIDNFRLDHQYTVFARVTAGMDVVDRVLEGDVITSITITRRR, encoded by the coding sequence GTGATTCAGGGCGGCAGTCCGGGCGCTGACGAAATGGACGGCGCCACCAGCCAGTTCCTGCGCGATGAAGTGGGGATGCCCAGTCACCTCCGGGGCACGCTTGGCATCTCAACCCGCGGTCATGACACCGGTGACGGCCAGATCTTCGTGAACCTCATCGATAACTTCCGGCTCGACCACCAGTACACCGTCTTTGCCCGTGTGACCGCAGGCATGGATGTGGTGGACCGTGTGCTCGAAGGCGACGTGATCACGTCGATCACGATTACGCGCCGGCGATAG